The sequence CACCCCATCTGCATACTGATGATCTATTATCTTGGAAACACTCTCAGCCAGTTCACCGGCCTGCCATATGCAAGGCTAAGTAAAACTGGCATTTACTCATCCTGAACTAAATTAAGCATGATAAAGAAATTTACTGACCATTTTATGGCAATATTCGGCTGAATTAACAATGAAACAAATCACCCTTTCATCCCTATCAGATGTCTGTTACAACAATTCCCAGGAgtttatagaaaaaaaatcaaataaagttgTTTGATAAAACAGTAAGTTAATATGTAGCTTTAACTTCTGACAAATCATGAAAAGCTAATTCTTTACAAGATACCTTTATCTGTCCATCCGTGCCTGTGGCAGCAGCAACAATTCCAGTACACCCTTTGGGagtcttgcaaagagctttgtaGCATATGCTTTAAGAATTCTTTGGAAAACCTAAGAGTGAATTGAAACAAAATCATATACATCATAAAGATAGACCTCTAAATTACAGTATGCGTTGCAAGTTGCAACTAAAAACCAACTCCATTTCCACAGAGAAGTTCAAACAGCATTCTTTTGAATTCCTTAATACCCAACAGTCAGTCAGACAATAAGGGTGCAGATCACATAGCCGTTTTTAACTCTTCAGCCGCAGCCAACTACATTGGCTACATTACATAACCACCATTAGGCAGGTCTCAAAGTGAAGTTTTTCCCTTAATAGAGTGCTCCTACTAGTTCCATGTGTTGAACTTTAACAATTATTCAACAACTCTAGGCATATGCTTTGTCATTTTTGAAATGGAGAAATATTAGCTATAACTCGAGAGTTACCTTGAACAAATTAAATAGTGTCTGGTTCTTTGTTAACGCACTGCATCTCTTCAAACCCCTCTTGATTATGAGAAACAACTACGTAGTACAACAAAACAACCAAGTCAACTCAGAGTATAATAACAAATTGTCCATCAGAAAAGAAGGGGGCTCCACCATTCATCCGTGCCAGGGGGGATCTATATATCTAACCATATCTAATATTGGCAACATTAACCAGAAGCTACCTAACAGAATTCCTAAAAGCTCTTGAGAAATGAAATGACCCATCACCTGCATGCTGCTGGATAAAATACTATTCTGACCTCCCTCCTCAATATCCCATGTCTCCTCCTATATTTGATGACACATTTAATCAAGGGATAATGATAAGTAAATCAATGAGTACATATATCAAAAAGCAAGACCCAAATTACCTGAACGAGTGTCTCTAAATTTTCCATTAGTGTTTTCTCTTCCAATTCTACATATAATGTTAAGTGAGGTTCAAAGCAAGATGAAATAATTCCACGAAAATTGAACTGCCAAAATAACAAAATGTTTATCAGGTGCACCTAGTGAAATAGATCATTAAGAATAAAGTGAGGACAGTCACTATTACAACAAAGACTAGGAAGCACACCAAGAGGTCAATGTTTTTTCTACATCAAATTCAGTTGACTTATTTTTCAATTGGGACATTCAATTTTCTTCTCTCCCATCTTTTACcctttgataatttgaaaatatttaataaaataattaaataactgAGAGACAATATAAGAGTCCAGACAAGCCCAAGCATATAATCAGAcataagcattttatcaaataaaagATTACATTAGTCCAATACAATTTCAGTGCTTCAATTGCacagataaaataaaaaagataacctTGATTagaagattttaaatttttaaatgatgTAATCAGAATGTAGCACATCGTCGGATTTTCTTCTCTAATACCATGAATTAATATTAGACTAACAAGATATAGAAATTTCGGATAACAGTGAATAAGAAGTacaatatatatgtatgtaacaCTTAACCAACAAAACGATTACATTAAATAGATAATAGTCACATAGATCCATACCCCAGCTCCAGGTACCGCCAAATCTTTACTTCTACTGTTTTCCTATTCATAACAACCAAACAAAATGGTCATAGACAACTATGATTTCAATGATTCCTTATGAATAAGTAATGTAAACTTCACCAATTCATAATACATACCCCATTGTCACTTCCTTGATGAGCAGCAAGCTTTTTCTCACACTTCCTCCGGATATCAGAAGCATTACTGCCAGAATTTGCTCCCCTACCTATTTCCTCAATCTCATTCCCAACCTCCCTGTTTTGAGTGCCTGCTCCAAATTTCTCGGCCAATTCATCCTCAAATTCTAAAGTTCGCTGTAAAGCCTGAAATCAACAAGTGAAACATTGAATTAACACATAAGAGTCATAAATTCACATCATAAATACATTACATTAACAGTTTATTCATTGTTACCACCATCAATGAATTATCACAAAGCCAGCCATCAATTATTTTGTAAATAAAAGCTCTGGTAAAAAAACAATGACAAGAAAGTGTAGTTGTATAGCATCAGACCATTGAAGCAATTATTGTAACAGCAAGTCAATTTTCAACGTTTAATGATTAGTCAAAACCATCGCTTACCAACAACAGGGTCCCCACATCTGGCTTTTCCTTTAGATTAGAAAAAATAACCTCAAGTTGTTTCCTGTAGAAAAAAGTATCATAATCATGAGTCCATACATAATATTGCTAACCTGAGTTTAGTTCATATCAACACATTATTCAGAAAAACTCTTAAtaaatctttttattattttgttaaaNNNNNNNNNNNNNNNNNNNNNNNNNNNNNNNNNNNNNNNNNNNNNNNNNNNNNNNNNNNNNNNNNNNNNNNNNNNNNNNNNNNNNNNNNNNNNNNNNNNNNNNNNNNNNNNCAAACAGGTGGGGAAAATGAAGTCAGAAAAGGTTTCTATGCTGAAGCAATAAAATTACCCATATTCAATAAACTATAATGTCACTTCATAACGAAACTAGAAGAATAATGATTCACTACAGGCATGCCCTCTTTTGCTGGAGAAAGCATATAACAAATATTGTCATATATGATATTTTAAGTGTTGTAAGAAAGAAATAGCATACCTTGTCTTCTTACAAAATAGGATACATAGACGATATAAAACATGCCATGAAAATGGAAAAATTTTCCAAATCTCTTCATTTGATCTCATTCGGCGCTTAATCCAAGCATATCTTCGTTCAGTTTTATCCAATTTTGCTAGTTCTGAAAGAAGTACAAATATTTAAAAGGTCAAATATAAGCACATTTGACAAGAGCTTGTTGAATAAACAAACACATAAGATTCACATTACAGAGACATAAAAATAccagctccttcaaaaatttgttcATATGAAGTAAGCTCCCTATTGCAGAAATTATTTACCAACTCTTCCCTAATAGAAGGTTCTAATGCATCAACAACCAAGCAAGCATCAGACAACTGCTGGAACAAATTAGTTTCTTCCATCTCCTTTCCAGTACCTAAGCTGAGACAAATACATGCATTAGAAAAACCCAGTTAACACACAAGATTTTTTGTAAACAAACCACTTCCATGTCTAATGAATTTAAACAAACAAAATatgaggaaaaataaattaaaaaatattagcatTCGAAAATATGGTATATCCTTTTTTTCATATTGCAACACCTGTAGATATTTTCAGAAATAGCAAAAAGGGAGTAACAAATACCTAGAAAAATCAGAAAACACATGTGACTTAAGTATTTGCTTGATATTCTTAAACTTCTCCCTTAGTTCTATGATCTTTGGAATATCCTTATAAGCCTCAAAGTGACTGCATAACTGGTTCACTGCCTGAGACAGATGAAAAGAACAAGATATAAAAATTCATAAATTAGTCCATCAAAAGAGGATGCATTTCTTTCTGCAAGAGATACATGAAAATTAAGAAATTCGTTAAACATTTTTAATATACCAAGTAAAAAATATAATTGAAGCACATCCCTAAACTATATATAATAGATTATTCAGCAACCACAAAACCTCAGTTTCCAACTGTATTCCTAAATAACTTGTTTTTAACCCATAATCTCCAACTCCCAGATTATACATACATCATAAAATGACACAATAATAGAAAATATCAGTACCTCATTGTGCAACAGGAACATGGACATCAAGAACCACAATACATTAGTTTCACAACCACCCCACCCCTgagcaaagaaaaaaaaacagaagcACCATAATGACACCAATCTAATGTAGTAAGCAAATACTTGAAAAGCAACACTGCAACAGTTATCAGAAAAGATGTCACAGGCATAGATTAGATACCTCAAGCTGTGCAGCAGCTTCCTTATATTGATGTTTTGAAGCCATGACTTGAAGCTGTTCAACAGCAGAGACTGCCATATAATAGGTAAGCTTTTTGAAGTAAAGATTAGATAACATCTATGCATCTAAAGAAACTATCTAGTTAGTACAATAAACCAATTAAATATTGTACCCAGTTTTCATGTGTATGCTAAGATTCCCCCTAATTTGTCTAGATGTTTTCATCTAAAGAATGGTCTAGTGGTTTATTTAGTGTTCATGCTACAAATATAGAAATACAAGGACATTGCAAACTGTGACAATAACCATGTATGTGTTTGTTACTATGAACTTTAGAGACATGTACTATGTGTGCTACGGCAAAATAATATAGTAGCAAGCTTAGGAGATATTAAAATAGATTTTACAAGAGTAAAAGGACTACCAAGACCTACCAAGCATTGTAAGACGATGAAGTGCAGTAATTGTTGTAGTTATATGCTTCTTTGCAAAATCTAATTTCTTAATGTCGCGACATATTTCTTGAACCATCGTTTCACTCTGTacagcttttgtttttatttctcgGATCTTATACATAAGTTCCTGCATtattaaaaaaaggaaaataatattaaaataccaAGCTAATAAATTACATGCAATGCAacataaatatttaaaaagaacTAATCTAAGCAATTGAACAAAGAACTAGTAGAAACACAATAAAGTGGATGCAAACCTCCACAGCACGTGTAGCTGCAGTAAGATCTTCTTTTGCCTTAGTTCCTGAATTACTCTGAAATTACAGAAGCCAGGGCGTCAAAAACCAGAAATTATGGAAACAAATTATGTTCAATAAGAAAACTATGTTAAAAAATCTGGTATGGGAATTTGCAATCACATTCCTTATGTATTAACACCTTAGTGATCTTAGTGAATCACATTTAGTAAGATAGTAACGGATCAAGAAGGTCACTTCACCTTAAAGAAGTTTCTAAGAAGGGGCAACTTGGGCTCACTTTTTATCCACAGGACTCAAACTTGATTAATGGTTTCACAGCACCACATCAAGTTCTCATcacatcaacttttctttttacTCCCTTTTATGTTTTGTATCTTAATAACCGATATCTAAAGTTTATTAAATAAGCTTAGTCTAGTTTGAGTTAAGTCAGCCTAATCTTCAACCACACTCCATGCTAGTCTTTTTCTATTCGCAATAACTCGAAAAATGAGATCTTACTTAAGGGGAAATGGCATAATCATTTGAATATCTAACCTGAAAGCTAACATTAACTAGAACTCAGCAGTGGCAGAGTTTCCTAAGGATCAAGTATAATTCAAAGCAACAATGAAGAATCCATACTGCATTACTTAGAAATCTAATTTGCTTTTGTATATTGGATGCAAAATTGAAGATGAAAAGAAAAGAGATCAAGACCTGTTGGCGAACAGCAGCTAGAATTCCGGCATCTACAGTGCGAATCTCGTTCTGGATTTTCTGCATCAGTGGCTCCACACCAGACAGAGATGCCTCTGCACAATATCATCACCAACAACATTATTTCAAATCTCGTCAAAATTAAAACATATATCACATCAAATAGTAAGGAACACATGCTACTCATCATCACAAATCATTacgaatctgtgattgaaaaaaaaaaggtaccATTTGGGAACATCTGGTTGATGTACTCCAAGGCGCTGGACTTGTCCATTGGTGGCAAATGTTGAAAATTGCAGTGGGGAACCGAAGGGGTTTGTTAGGGCTCACACTCGACCATTCCACGCGGTGAAGATTGAATTTCAAAGAGTAATCAGAACGAACAGTGAAGTGTTGTGTTGTGCTGTGAAGCAAATTGAGGTGTTTCGTTCTCTACAaagttctgaaaaccggaccagtTATCGAACTGTTCTAGTTACTGGTTTACTGGTTTACTGGTTTACTGATCTAACCGGTTCAACCGTAGCTCAACCGGAATAATCGTTTTATAATAAActactaaataaaatataaataaatagacTAAGActaacaaaattaacaaaatttaactaaaattaaCAAAGTTTTCAAACATAATTTTAACAATTTTAACAAGGTCAGCACAATAATTAACCTGCTTTAACAAAGATTAACAAAATTTTCAACCCAATTTTAAGAAGCTTACCACAATGATTaacaacagaaaaagaaaaaaacactgAATGAGCTAAATCAATAACATAGGCAGTGCAAAATCAAGAAACTTTAACAAAATTTAactacagaaaaaaaaaaaaagcaagaatgGGCAGTGAATCAGTAGCACAAAATTTAACtacagagaaaaataaaaagcaaggatGAAATCAGTAGCACAGACAATGCAATTTTTCATCAAGCATAAGCAAATAACAgagttatcaatttaaattttaaaatttatcatcaaacacATGCAATAAGCAAAGCCAATCAACCAAAAGCAAGCACTAAAGACTGAccgagagaaaaagaaagaatcaaagaaacatttaaaacacaacaccaatagGAAAATTTAAAACAAAGCAACAAAAGAAATATCTAAGAATCACCATTGATGAAAACAATAACTTGATACGTGTATGCTGAAAGAATCAAAGGCTAAGCTTCCATACACATAGTGGTAGCTACTATCACTGGGAGAGTGGAGAACAACCAAGCGAAGGATCCTTCAATCACAGTTTAAACCAAAGTTCACAATCCCCCTCAAATTGAAGCAACAAGCAACTTaaaaaggaaagcacaaaaaatcAATTTCCAAATAAAAGATTCAGATCACCAATCCTAACCAGAAATAAAACCAAATCCGAACAAAAAGTCTAAAACAGTGATGATTGAAGGGAAAAAGCCCCAAAAATCACCTTCCATTAGGGCTGGAACTCAAACACAGGTGAGGGGGAGGGAGCACAAATGAGGAACTCGAACTAGAAAACACAGGCGACGGAACTGGAACAGACGACGGTTGGAGCCCCACGGAAAAGAGGCGGCGCGACAGAAGTGGAAATGAGGCGACGCAGTTGAGACGATTCGACCAGTTGCAACGGTAGAGATGAGTTGCGACGGCAGAGACGAGTTGCGACGGCCGTTGAGCAGCGGGGACGGCGACTGGAGCAGATTTGAAGGCGGCGCTAGAACGGCGGCACTAGGACGGCGGCGGCGATACAgcttgaagaagagagaagagatggAGGCTTAGTGCTTTCTGGGTCTGGGGGTGAATATCTCACGAGGTCACGAGGAGGAGCTGAGGAAAACGAAGACGACAGTAGCCGAGCTCGAGGAAGAAGCTGCGCGCCTGCAACTGGTGAGACTGTGAGAGCGAACAAGGGTTTTTCTTTGGAGAATGCCGACGGACGGACGGACGGAGAGAAGCCCCTGACAGCAACAAACGGCGGCAGTGGCTCACTGCTTGCGGCCTGCGGTGGTGGTATAGGCGAGGATTTCCGTTTTTATTTGGAAGAGAGAAGCTTCAAGCTTGTTCTGCTTTCTGGTGGGAGAAGGAACGAGATCGGAGAAGGGGCTCTACCGCTCTAGGGCTGGGAGAAGCCGCTTCTCgcgttttttctttctttcttttttttgaacCGACCGGGTCCCGATCCGGTCTGACCGTCCGATTTCTGACCGATTCAGCGGTTTTCATTTGGTTTTTGAATGTTTGGTATTACTTGAGGAACCAAATCGTTGAAGTTGCCGGTTTACGGTCGAACTGGTCAGACCAGTCGATGAGGTCCGAATGGTGATCTACTTATCTGTTCTTCTCTAATCTATGGCCAATTCTTCGGTATACATGCAGGAATATAGATTTGTGTTGGAAAAGTATTTGATTGATAAGTATCAGTTTAAAGGGATAATTTTTGCGAATCATTAAGGTCCGtttagatataatttttttttttaacttttaacttataaaaaaatatacgAATAATATCTNNNNNNNNNNNNNNNNNNNNNNNNNNNNNNNNNNNNNNNNNNNNNNNNNNNNN is a genomic window of Arachis ipaensis cultivar K30076 chromosome B06, Araip1.1, whole genome shotgun sequence containing:
- the LOC107604713 gene encoding LOW QUALITY PROTEIN: vacuolar protein sorting-associated protein 53 A-like (The sequence of the model RefSeq protein was modified relative to this genomic sequence to represent the inferred CDS: inserted 1 base in 1 codon; deleted 1 base in 1 codon); amino-acid sequence: MDKSSALEYINQMFPNEASLSGVEPLMQKIQNEIRTVDAGILAAVRQQSNSGTKAKEDLTAATRAVEELMYKIREIKTKAVQSETMVQEICRDIKKLDFAKKHITTTITALHRLTMLVSAVEQLQVMASKHQYKEAAAQLEAVNQLCSHFEAYKDIPKIIELREKFKNIKQILKSHVFSDFSSLGTGKEMEETNLFQQLSDACLVVDALEPSIREELVNNFCNRELTSYEQIFEGAELAKLDKTERRYAWIKRRMRSNEEIWKIFPFSWHVLYRLCILFCKKTRKQLEVIFSNLKEKPDVGTLLLALQRTLEFEDELAEKFGAGTQNREVGNEIEEIGRGANSGSNASDIRRKCEKKLAAHQGSDNGENSRSKDLAVPGAGFNFRGIISSCFEPHLTLYVELEEKTLMENLETLVQEETWDIEEGGQNSILSSSMQLFLIIKRGLKRCSALTKNQTLFNLFKVFQRILKAYATKLFARLPKGXTGIVAAATGTDGQIKTSDRDERVICFIVNSAEYCHKMAGELAESVSKIIDHQYADGVDMSEVQDDFSAVITKSLVTLVHGLETKFDVELAAMTRVPWGTLESVGDQSEYVNAINLILTTSIPTLGSLLSPVYFQFFLDKLASSLGPRFYSNIFKCKQISETGAQQMLLDTQAVKTILLEIPCLGRQTSGAVGYSKFVSREMSKAEALLKVILSPVDSVADTYRALLPEGTPMEFQRILDLKGLKKADQQSILDDFNKHGPGIKQTQITPTVVPASPMAPVVPNPSAAGLMASREDVLTRAAALGRGAATTGFKRFLALTEAAKDRKDGPFRKLFNP